In the Falsibacillus pallidus genome, one interval contains:
- a CDS encoding MurR/RpiR family transcriptional regulator: MRSMINGGMALIRECMSSINRPEQKAAKYILENPEEIIRLSIQELAKRSDSSPSAIIRLCKTTGMDGFRDLKLRVAGDLQTAANGGEEFKEVQPNDDVPTLIETITNNSMYSLKESLKVLDPEKIEQAVEALHLANRIDFYAAGASQLAAIDGQHKFMRINKHCTAYMDSHMQLTSAVTLGSNDVAVGISYSGETVHVIEAIKQAKENGALTIGLTKFGTNGLAKEVDIHLETLSSESDMRSAATSSRIVQLNVIDILFIGAAGRNYDPSIDYLRKSRNAIQQSYRRK, from the coding sequence ATGAGAAGCATGATCAACGGTGGGATGGCTCTTATTAGGGAATGCATGTCGTCAATTAATCGGCCAGAACAAAAAGCGGCAAAATATATTTTGGAAAACCCGGAAGAAATCATTAGACTTTCAATTCAGGAACTGGCGAAGCGGAGTGATTCCAGCCCTTCCGCAATCATTCGTTTATGCAAAACCACCGGGATGGATGGGTTCAGAGACTTGAAGCTGCGGGTGGCCGGGGATTTGCAGACGGCCGCAAACGGCGGTGAGGAATTTAAAGAGGTCCAGCCGAATGATGATGTACCAACATTAATTGAAACCATTACGAACAACAGTATGTATTCACTGAAGGAGTCTTTAAAAGTATTGGATCCTGAGAAAATTGAACAGGCAGTAGAAGCGCTGCATTTGGCTAACCGAATCGATTTTTATGCGGCAGGTGCTTCACAGCTGGCAGCGATTGACGGGCAGCATAAATTCATGAGGATCAATAAACACTGTACGGCTTATATGGACTCCCATATGCAGCTGACTTCTGCTGTCACATTAGGGTCTAACGATGTAGCTGTGGGAATTTCCTATTCTGGGGAAACCGTGCACGTGATTGAGGCTATCAAGCAGGCAAAGGAAAACGGGGCATTGACGATTGGACTCACTAAGTTCGGCACAAATGGCCTTGCAAAAGAAGTAGACATTCATTTGGAAACGCTATCATCTGAATCGGATATGAGGAGTGCCGCGACGTCTTCGAGGATTGTTCAATTAAATGTGATTGATATTTTATTCATTGGAGCCGCAGGAAGAAACTATGATCCTTCCATTGATTATCTGCGGAAATCAAGAAATGCCATTCAGCAAAGCTATCGACGGAAGTAG
- the murQ gene encoding N-acetylmuramic acid 6-phosphate etherase: protein MVKESAKEYPQPLDTYSVKDILTLMNEEDKKVAHAVEKALPHIEMAVKSIVESMEKGGRLFYIGAGTSGRLGVLDASECPPTFGVDEELVTGIIAGGELAIRYPIENAEDDFQEGKRAIASRVGEKDVVVGIAASGTTPYVLGAMEKAAEIGAATIGISCLSNTKLSSMVQFPIEVNSGQEIVLGSSRLKAGTAQKMVLNMLSTAAMIKLGKVYNNLMVNVQSTNHKLRIRVFTIVKEITGADDSIVREAIEQAKGDARAAILMITYGINQKRAANALAENNGHFRKAMEWCVDNKEIHQAKE from the coding sequence ATGGTGAAGGAGTCTGCAAAAGAATATCCACAACCACTTGATACGTATAGTGTGAAAGATATTTTGACCTTAATGAATGAGGAAGACAAAAAAGTTGCGCATGCAGTGGAAAAAGCTTTGCCTCATATTGAAATGGCTGTGAAAAGCATCGTAGAGTCAATGGAAAAGGGAGGGCGTTTATTTTATATAGGTGCAGGTACAAGCGGCCGTTTAGGTGTTTTGGATGCCTCAGAGTGCCCTCCGACATTTGGGGTGGACGAAGAATTGGTCACCGGAATCATTGCGGGTGGTGAATTGGCGATTAGATACCCGATTGAAAATGCAGAAGACGATTTTCAAGAAGGGAAAAGAGCCATTGCTTCCCGAGTAGGGGAAAAGGATGTCGTTGTAGGGATAGCAGCAAGCGGAACCACCCCCTACGTGTTAGGAGCCATGGAGAAGGCAGCAGAGATTGGAGCCGCCACTATTGGGATCTCTTGCCTTTCAAATACAAAGCTAAGTTCCATGGTTCAATTTCCGATTGAAGTGAATTCAGGCCAGGAAATCGTTCTGGGATCGAGCAGGCTTAAAGCTGGGACCGCGCAAAAAATGGTATTGAATATGCTCTCAACTGCTGCAATGATCAAGCTCGGAAAAGTATACAATAACTTAATGGTCAATGTGCAGTCGACGAATCATAAATTAAGGATCAGGGTCTTTACAATTGTTAAGGAAATCACTGGTGCAGATGATTCCATTGTAAGAGAGGCAATCGAACAGGCAAAAGGAGACGCGAGGGCGGCCATTTTAATGATTACGTATGGAATCAATCAGAAGAGGGCAGCGAATGCGCTGGCAGAAAATAATGGTCATTTCCGAAAAGCGATGGAATGGTGTGTAGATAATAAAGAAATACATCAAGCAAAGGAGTAA
- a CDS encoding HAD family hydrolase, whose product MGEKWITFDLDGTLMQNPFVGWVFPEIEALLQEKISKDLAVQKALVQEHQKRMNENRIYEAYDWDGIVKDLCDQHGVPIDIQIEELVKGHSVEEKVYLLEPEILKALQTLKEEGYKLAAVTNGYSKYQLPVMEFLKLNTVFDQVITPEEVGYAKPQNEILAGLMEQGEIAAHVGDRIDHDVCVANQNSIPSIFIYRKLPETLKGKSPFERIQEDECKKLCEEKWRKETKLEVPITTDLFPSIVIHSISDELVGCIRQLNSMS is encoded by the coding sequence ATGGGTGAAAAATGGATTACTTTCGACCTTGACGGAACGCTTATGCAAAACCCTTTCGTAGGGTGGGTGTTCCCTGAAATAGAGGCGTTGCTGCAAGAGAAGATTTCAAAAGATCTGGCTGTCCAAAAAGCCTTGGTGCAAGAGCATCAGAAGCGTATGAATGAAAACCGTATCTACGAAGCGTATGACTGGGACGGAATCGTAAAGGATCTTTGCGATCAGCACGGGGTGCCTATTGATATTCAAATTGAGGAGCTTGTTAAGGGACATTCTGTGGAGGAAAAAGTGTACTTATTGGAACCCGAAATTTTAAAAGCATTGCAGACTTTGAAAGAAGAGGGCTATAAGCTTGCGGCCGTAACAAACGGCTATTCCAAGTACCAACTGCCGGTAATGGAATTTTTAAAACTAAATACGGTTTTCGATCAAGTCATTACTCCTGAAGAAGTTGGGTATGCAAAACCGCAGAATGAAATCCTGGCTGGATTAATGGAGCAAGGGGAAATTGCTGCACACGTAGGTGACCGCATTGACCACGATGTATGTGTGGCAAACCAAAATAGCATTCCCTCCATATTCATTTATCGAAAACTGCCTGAAACTTTAAAGGGTAAGTCACCATTTGAACGTATTCAAGAGGATGAATGCAAAAAGTTGTGTGAAGAAAAATGGCGGAAGGAAACAAAGTTGGAAGTTCCAATCACAACAGACCTCTTTCCTTCTATTGTTATTCATTCCATTTCAGATGAACTGGTGGGCTGCATCAGACAATTAAATTCAATGAGTTGA
- a CDS encoding carbohydrate ABC transporter permease: MRVKWQTQSLKYIFLIVLTFISFYPIFLMIMSSFKTKLELFTSPLALPKQFSFENYTEVWDKVNFSGYFWNSIIVSSCSVVIVIVAASMAGFYLARFSFKWNPVILFFFMIGLMLPMKLAIIPLYLIMRDMGLLDTRLSLILVYVAGGIPFAVFLFYGFFRTLPKDLEQSAKMDGCSEFQVYYKIVLPLMKPSIAIVGIVNLVNVWNDFFYPLIFIRSEELRTIPLGMLSLFGEYDTQWNLLFAGLTISSLPLLIAFIFASRTFIDGLTQGAMK, translated from the coding sequence TTGCGTGTTAAATGGCAAACACAGTCCTTAAAATATATATTTTTAATTGTCCTTACCTTTATTTCGTTTTATCCTATTTTCTTGATGATCATGTCTTCATTTAAGACGAAATTGGAGCTTTTCACATCTCCATTGGCACTGCCAAAACAATTTTCGTTTGAGAACTACACTGAGGTTTGGGATAAAGTGAACTTTTCAGGGTATTTTTGGAACAGCATCATTGTCAGTTCCTGTTCGGTTGTCATTGTCATTGTAGCAGCATCTATGGCTGGTTTCTATTTGGCGAGGTTCTCCTTTAAGTGGAACCCGGTTATTCTATTCTTCTTTATGATTGGCCTGATGCTTCCTATGAAACTGGCAATCATTCCATTGTATTTAATCATGCGGGATATGGGGTTGCTGGACACTCGTTTATCTCTGATTCTTGTATATGTTGCAGGCGGTATTCCTTTCGCCGTATTTCTATTCTATGGATTTTTCCGGACTCTGCCGAAAGATCTCGAGCAGTCAGCGAAAATGGATGGATGCAGCGAATTCCAAGTTTATTATAAAATCGTACTCCCATTAATGAAGCCATCCATTGCGATTGTTGGGATTGTAAATTTAGTCAATGTTTGGAATGACTTTTTCTACCCATTGATTTTTATCCGGAGCGAGGAGCTGAGAACGATTCCTTTAGGGATGCTGTCCTTATTTGGTGAATATGATACCCAGTGGAATCTATTATTTGCCGGATTGACGATTTCTTCCTTGCCGCTTCTCATCGCTTTTATTTTTGCTTCACGTACATTCATTGACGGTTTGACACAGGGAGCGATGAAATAA
- a CDS encoding carbohydrate ABC transporter permease, with protein sequence MSNLKASTEAPIISTKPKTKAPLKQRMRKHLVHLFLLPAVVLYGVFQLYPLITAVINSFYSWDGFSRDSFVGFQNFTTLLTESPFKETFIRAFTHNWIFFIVTFFTELTIAFALALVINSRLKGKGFFKTIFFVPKLLSVIVIGFLFSLILNPTSGAINVLLKTVGLDFLAQPWLGNTSTALVTIVLIHSWAGIGFSMLIFLASLQSVDKEIFEAARIDGAHGVSMLFKITLPMVMNSVMTMTILTFIGSFETFELIFAMQGSAGGPYYSTDVLGTYFYRLAFGSAEGGQALGLGSAIAVILFLIIACATSILLYYFKRKDFER encoded by the coding sequence ATGAGTAATCTTAAAGCTTCTACAGAAGCACCAATTATTAGTACAAAGCCGAAAACGAAGGCACCATTGAAACAAAGAATGAGGAAGCATCTAGTTCATCTTTTCCTGCTTCCAGCCGTGGTATTGTACGGAGTTTTTCAACTATATCCATTGATAACGGCGGTCATAAACAGTTTTTATTCGTGGGATGGCTTTAGCCGCGACTCGTTTGTCGGGTTTCAGAATTTTACTACACTGCTGACGGAATCACCGTTCAAAGAAACGTTCATTCGAGCCTTTACCCACAACTGGATTTTTTTTATTGTGACCTTCTTTACTGAATTGACCATTGCGTTTGCGCTGGCGCTTGTCATTAACAGCCGCCTGAAAGGAAAAGGATTCTTTAAGACGATTTTCTTCGTACCGAAGCTTTTATCGGTTATCGTCATCGGTTTCTTATTCAGTTTGATTTTAAATCCAACTTCGGGTGCGATTAATGTTTTGTTAAAGACCGTTGGACTGGACTTTCTTGCACAGCCATGGCTTGGCAATACAAGCACCGCGTTGGTGACGATTGTCCTGATCCATAGCTGGGCCGGAATTGGTTTCTCTATGTTGATCTTCCTTGCAAGCTTGCAGTCTGTCGACAAAGAGATTTTTGAAGCAGCGAGAATTGATGGGGCTCATGGAGTGTCCATGCTCTTTAAAATTACGCTCCCGATGGTAATGAATTCTGTCATGACCATGACAATCCTTACATTCATTGGATCATTCGAAACGTTCGAGCTCATTTTTGCCATGCAGGGATCTGCGGGAGGACCGTACTATTCCACAGACGTACTTGGCACGTATTTCTACCGTTTGGCATTTGGCTCTGCTGAAGGCGGTCAAGCCCTCGGTCTTGGTTCCGCAATCGCAGTAATCTTATTCTTGATTATTGCCTGTGCGACATCGATATTGCTGTATTACTTCAAGCGCAAAGATTTTGAACGTTAG